One segment of Bradyrhizobium sp. WD16 DNA contains the following:
- a CDS encoding DUF3592 domain-containing protein, which yields MLDASQLLWTRVGAAVCLLLAAGFLHNFLRRRGTAQAAKGWSRVEGEIIASGVDLPSTHTSDDATDDAAAAVIRYRYHASGTLHECDRIGFGGPALTTPMLAAKHAARYPIGAKVDVYVDPRDPARAVLEAGHGGNVAALAVFALSFAAIAAILVAHAIAGHVLYTAKGVPLFAFGLPLACLAVASASVVSFFGDRRRSRASAAWPNVPGRITRCAVVEEDIEERPDDGEQAAAPRRVRRYHVDLRYAYHVGGRDLTGTAIGFGWTPVFGRRADAEAAAARYQEGQLVSVHYDPAEPSAAVLEAGGSQAALAPLVFALIFAAGGAGMLAFFVKVGFTS from the coding sequence ATGCTCGACGCCAGCCAACTGCTCTGGACCCGTGTCGGCGCCGCCGTCTGCCTGCTGCTCGCCGCCGGCTTCCTCCATAACTTCCTGCGCCGGCGCGGAACCGCGCAGGCCGCAAAGGGCTGGAGCCGTGTCGAAGGCGAAATCATCGCCTCGGGAGTCGACCTGCCGTCGACCCACACCTCCGACGACGCGACCGACGACGCCGCCGCCGCCGTGATCCGCTATCGCTATCACGCCAGCGGCACTCTCCACGAGTGCGACCGGATCGGCTTCGGCGGCCCCGCCCTGACGACGCCCATGCTCGCGGCCAAGCACGCGGCACGCTATCCGATCGGCGCCAAGGTCGACGTCTATGTCGACCCGCGCGATCCAGCCCGCGCCGTGCTGGAGGCAGGCCACGGCGGCAATGTCGCCGCGCTGGCGGTGTTCGCCCTCAGCTTCGCTGCGATCGCCGCCATCCTCGTCGCCCACGCCATCGCCGGCCACGTGCTCTATACCGCCAAGGGCGTGCCGCTGTTCGCGTTCGGCCTGCCACTAGCCTGTCTTGCGGTTGCAAGCGCAAGCGTCGTCTCGTTCTTTGGCGACCGCCGGCGCTCACGCGCCAGCGCCGCCTGGCCCAATGTCCCCGGCCGCATCACGCGCTGCGCGGTGGTCGAAGAAGACATCGAGGAGCGGCCCGACGATGGCGAACAGGCCGCCGCGCCGCGTCGGGTCCGCCGCTACCATGTCGATCTGCGCTATGCCTATCACGTCGGCGGACGCGACCTCACCGGCACCGCCATCGGCTTTGGCTGGACGCCGGTGTTCGGCCGCCGCGCCGATGCCGAAGCCGCCGCGGCGCGCTATCAAGAAGGCCAGCTGGTCAGCGTGCATTACGATCCCGCCGAGCCGTCTGCAGCGGTGCTCGAAGCTGGCGGCAGCCAGGCTGCCCTGGCGCCGCTCGTGTTCGCACTGATCTTCGCCGCCGGCGGCGCCGGCATGCTGGCCTTCTTCGTCAAGGTCGGCTTTACGTCCTGA